A single window of Leeuwenhoekiella sp. MAR_2009_132 DNA harbors:
- the coaBC gene encoding bifunctional phosphopantothenoylcysteine decarboxylase/phosphopantothenate--cysteine ligase CoaBC, translated as MSVLSGKKVLLGVTAGIAAYKAAILVRGFIKAGAEVRVIMTPEAKDFVTPLTLSTLSKNEVYSTFVSDDNENAVWNNHVELGLWADFFVIAPATANTLSKMTSGASDNLLLATYLSAKCPVYFAPAMDLDMYKHPSTHHSFEALTSYGNIMIPATSGELASGLEGQGRMAEPEDIVRFIEDDILSKLPLKGKKLLITAGPTYEAIDPVRFIGNHSSGKMGFEIAEASARQGAEVFLITGPTHLQTKSKLITTIRVTSAGEMFDAVANKFDQVDIAIAAAAVADYRPSSVADQKIKKKESALVINLEPTQDILAYMGSVKKNQFLVGFALETENEVDNAKGKLQRKNLNLIVLNSLNDTGAGFKTETNKVTFIKQDGTSLPQNLKTKTEVAEDLLNLILKEIHV; from the coding sequence ATGTCTGTATTAAGCGGAAAAAAGGTTTTACTTGGTGTAACCGCCGGAATAGCTGCCTATAAAGCAGCTATTTTGGTTAGAGGTTTTATCAAAGCTGGGGCAGAGGTACGGGTCATTATGACTCCTGAGGCTAAAGATTTTGTAACACCCTTAACGCTTTCTACGCTATCAAAAAATGAGGTGTATTCAACGTTTGTCAGCGATGACAACGAGAATGCGGTATGGAATAATCACGTAGAACTCGGCCTTTGGGCCGATTTCTTTGTTATAGCCCCGGCCACAGCAAATACCCTTTCTAAAATGACTTCAGGAGCAAGTGACAATCTTTTACTTGCTACGTATTTATCTGCTAAGTGTCCTGTATATTTCGCCCCGGCAATGGATCTTGACATGTACAAACATCCCAGTACGCATCACTCTTTTGAAGCCTTAACAAGCTACGGAAATATTATGATTCCTGCGACAAGTGGTGAACTTGCCAGTGGATTGGAGGGACAGGGTAGAATGGCTGAGCCTGAAGATATCGTGCGATTTATTGAAGATGATATCTTAAGTAAATTACCTTTAAAAGGAAAAAAACTGCTTATTACTGCCGGTCCTACTTATGAAGCTATAGATCCTGTTCGATTTATTGGAAATCATAGTAGTGGTAAAATGGGCTTTGAGATAGCAGAAGCTTCAGCACGACAAGGTGCAGAAGTTTTTTTGATTACCGGACCCACACACCTGCAAACAAAAAGCAAGTTGATTACTACTATTCGGGTTACTTCAGCAGGTGAAATGTTTGATGCTGTGGCTAATAAATTTGATCAGGTTGATATTGCTATCGCGGCAGCTGCAGTGGCAGATTACAGACCTTCAAGTGTGGCAGATCAAAAAATTAAGAAAAAAGAAAGTGCGCTGGTAATTAATCTGGAACCTACTCAAGATATTTTAGCATATATGGGTTCGGTTAAAAAAAATCAATTTCTGGTTGGGTTTGCATTAGAGACCGAAAATGAAGTTGATAATGCTAAAGGGAAACTGCAAAGAAAAAATTTAAACTTAATTGTTTTGAATTCGTTAAATGATACCGGAGCAGGGTTTAAAACCGAAACAAATAAAGTAACTTTCATAAAACAGGATGGTACTTCTTTGCCTCAGAATTTAAAAACAAAAACCGAGGTGGCAGAAGACTTACTTAATTTAATTCTAAAAGAAATTCATGTATAA
- a CDS encoding DNA-directed RNA polymerase subunit omega — protein sequence MDVKNMEAPVNTITLNRSEIDAPTGNIYEAISIIAKRATQINTEIKKELLEKLDEFATYSDSLEEIFENKEQIEVSKFYERLPKAHAMAVQEWLDDKIYFRDTTAPTE from the coding sequence ATGGACGTTAAAAATATGGAAGCACCAGTAAATACAATAACTCTAAATAGAAGTGAAATTGACGCTCCTACAGGAAATATTTACGAAGCAATCTCGATTATAGCAAAACGTGCTACTCAAATCAACACGGAGATTAAAAAAGAATTATTAGAAAAGCTTGATGAGTTTGCTACCTATAGCGATAGCTTAGAAGAGATTTTTGAAAATAAAGAACAAATAGAAGTATCTAAATTCTACGAGCGTTTGCCTAAAGCTCATGCGATGGCAGTTCAAGAATGGTTAGATGATAAGATATACTTCCGCGATACGACTGCACCAACAGAGTAG
- a CDS encoding outer membrane protein assembly factor BamD — protein MFSSISKKIIIVAVAAVSLASCSEYQQVLKSEDMGKKYAMADSLYDSGKYRKSLKLWEQIVPSYRGKPQAERIMYLYADAHYQVADYYLAGYQFDRFVSAYPDSEKAEEAQYKAALSYAELSPNYQLDQSETQKGLDQLQQFIANYPESEYAEEAGERIKDLSVKMQKKAYEIAKGWHKIMDYPTAISSLDDFISDYPGSPFREAAFFYKLDSQYQYGSNSINVLVKPRLEEAIAMYETLIRYFPEGEYRAQADEIKMDIDKILENYS, from the coding sequence ATGTTTTCAAGTATAAGTAAGAAAATAATTATAGTAGCAGTTGCAGCAGTAAGTCTGGCTTCTTGTAGTGAATATCAACAGGTATTGAAGTCTGAAGATATGGGTAAGAAATATGCCATGGCAGACTCATTGTATGACTCTGGTAAATATCGCAAATCTTTAAAACTTTGGGAGCAAATAGTTCCGAGCTACAGAGGTAAGCCACAGGCAGAGCGTATTATGTATTTGTATGCAGATGCGCATTATCAGGTAGCAGATTACTATCTCGCAGGTTATCAATTTGATCGTTTTGTTTCTGCTTACCCAGATTCAGAAAAAGCAGAAGAGGCACAATACAAAGCAGCTTTAAGTTACGCTGAATTATCACCTAACTATCAATTAGATCAATCTGAGACTCAAAAAGGTCTTGACCAGTTGCAGCAATTTATTGCAAACTATCCAGAATCTGAATATGCTGAAGAGGCTGGTGAGCGTATTAAAGACTTAAGTGTTAAGATGCAGAAAAAGGCTTACGAAATTGCAAAAGGTTGGCATAAAATTATGGACTATCCTACCGCTATTTCATCTTTAGATGATTTTATTTCAGATTATCCAGGTTCACCATTTCGTGAAGCAGCATTCTTTTATAAGTTAGATTCTCAATACCAGTATGGCTCAAATAGTATAAATGTTCTTGTAAAACCGCGTTTAGAAGAAGCGATTGCAATGTATGAGACATTAATACGTTATTTTCCGGAAGGAGAATACAGAGCTCAGGCAGATGAGATCAAAATGGATATTGATAAAATATTAGAAAATTATTCCTAA
- the dapA gene encoding 4-hydroxy-tetrahydrodipicolinate synthase, with translation MQELKGTGVALVTPFNKDFSVDFDGLSRVIEHCISGGVDYLVIMGTTAENATLTEAEKKEVIAKSIAVNAGRLPLVLGVGGNNTAQIVEELQTKDLSAFTAILSVSPYYNRPSQTGIYAHYKAIAEATKLPIILYNVPGRTGSNVLPETIIKLANDFSNIIGVKEAAGDITQMMRIIKDRPENFLVISGDDMLALPTISAGGDGVISVLGQGLPKPFSIMINQGLAGEFKEAYATHYDLMLATDLIFAEGNPAGIKALLAHKSLCLDTVRLPLVAASDTLKNNIATYLNDSGL, from the coding sequence ATGCAAGAATTAAAAGGAACAGGAGTAGCGCTGGTTACTCCTTTTAATAAAGATTTTAGTGTAGACTTTGATGGTCTAAGTCGTGTAATTGAGCATTGTATTTCTGGCGGGGTAGATTACCTCGTAATTATGGGTACTACCGCAGAAAATGCTACGCTAACAGAGGCTGAAAAGAAAGAAGTTATAGCTAAGTCAATAGCAGTGAATGCAGGTAGATTACCACTTGTTTTAGGTGTAGGAGGTAATAATACAGCTCAAATTGTTGAAGAGCTTCAAACCAAAGATTTAAGTGCGTTTACCGCAATCTTATCTGTATCTCCTTATTATAACAGACCCAGTCAGACAGGTATTTATGCACATTATAAAGCAATTGCGGAAGCTACAAAACTTCCTATTATTCTTTATAATGTACCGGGACGTACAGGCAGTAATGTTCTTCCGGAAACCATTATAAAACTTGCTAACGATTTTTCTAACATTATTGGCGTTAAAGAAGCAGCAGGAGATATAACACAAATGATGCGAATCATAAAAGATCGTCCAGAAAACTTTTTAGTCATTTCTGGAGATGATATGCTTGCGCTTCCTACAATTAGTGCGGGAGGTGACGGCGTTATTTCTGTATTAGGTCAGGGTCTTCCCAAACCCTTTTCAATAATGATAAATCAAGGTCTGGCAGGAGAGTTTAAGGAGGCGTACGCAACGCATTATGACCTTATGCTAGCTACAGATTTAATTTTTGCTGAAGGAAATCCTGCAGGAATTAAAGCATTATTGGCTCACAAAAGCCTGTGTTTAGATACGGTGCGCCTACCATTAGTAGCTGCTAGCGATACTTTGAAAAACAATATTGCAACATACTTAAATGACTCAGGTCTTTAA
- a CDS encoding DUF6913 domain-containing protein, whose protein sequence is MFLDGWKQYSLKSKLQKSLKPIQNSQNKIGEGVGVLFDSRDFQDEKQLEALAKCVSATSEISLFVYLENQNQSNFSVSEVFSKKDFTVLGAIKNEKLNTFIDKPFKILISYYHRENVFLEFVTSQSKADFKAGLPVKNSTVNDLIIKTDLADVKLFEQELVKYLKILNRIE, encoded by the coding sequence ATGTTTTTGGACGGTTGGAAACAATATTCGCTTAAAAGTAAACTTCAAAAAAGTCTAAAACCCATCCAAAATTCTCAAAATAAAATTGGGGAAGGAGTGGGTGTTTTGTTCGATTCACGAGATTTTCAGGATGAAAAACAGTTAGAAGCGTTAGCAAAATGTGTTTCTGCAACTTCAGAAATCTCTTTATTTGTGTATTTAGAGAATCAAAATCAAAGTAATTTTAGTGTTAGTGAAGTTTTTTCTAAAAAAGATTTTACAGTCTTGGGAGCAATTAAAAACGAAAAATTAAATACTTTTATAGATAAACCTTTTAAGATCTTAATAAGTTATTACCACAGAGAAAATGTATTTTTGGAGTTTGTTACATCTCAGTCTAAAGCTGATTTTAAGGCAGGATTACCTGTTAAAAACAGTACTGTAAATGATTTAATCATTAAAACAGATTTAGCTGATGTTAAATTGTTTGAACAAGAGTTAGTTAAGTATTTGAAAATATTAAACCGCATAGAATAG
- a CDS encoding 5'-nucleotidase C-terminal domain-containing protein has translation MIRLYSLALLGFLLVACKQSQATLTSIQGKQINITDSIASDLSVIEYIAPYKKRIDEEMNAILAYAPESLSKSDGPYNTAIGNMMADAVLEFCDPVFFKRSGKHIDGVVLNHGGIRSVLRAGNVTMGTAYEIMPFENSIVVVEISSDEARAMFQYLKSGKAHPIANMQLILNANDDIDSALINGKPIENGKTYFIATNDYLQQGGDGMVFFTNPKTIEILDYKMRTILIDHFKKQDTIAPKRDTRFIKK, from the coding sequence ATGATTAGATTATATTCTCTTGCACTTTTAGGCTTTCTTCTAGTCGCCTGCAAGCAATCACAAGCTACGCTTACTAGTATTCAAGGAAAACAAATAAACATTACAGACAGTATCGCTTCAGATCTTTCGGTTATAGAGTATATAGCTCCTTATAAAAAGCGCATAGATGAAGAGATGAATGCAATACTCGCCTATGCTCCTGAAAGTCTTTCTAAGTCAGACGGACCATACAATACTGCTATAGGAAATATGATGGCAGACGCTGTTTTAGAATTTTGTGATCCTGTATTTTTTAAACGATCTGGCAAACACATTGACGGTGTTGTTTTAAATCACGGCGGTATTCGCTCTGTTTTACGTGCAGGCAATGTTACAATGGGCACAGCTTATGAAATTATGCCTTTTGAAAATAGTATAGTGGTTGTTGAAATATCAAGTGATGAGGCTCGTGCTATGTTTCAATATTTAAAATCTGGCAAAGCACATCCTATTGCTAATATGCAACTCATTCTTAATGCTAACGATGATATTGATTCTGCCTTGATAAATGGGAAACCTATAGAAAATGGTAAAACTTATTTTATAGCTACAAACGATTATTTACAACAAGGTGGTGACGGTATGGTTTTCTTTACTAATCCTAAAACTATTGAGATTTTAGATTATAAAATGAGAACTATATTAATTGATCATTTTAAAAAACAAGATACTATTGCACCAAAGCGTGACACCCGTTTCATTAAAAAATAA
- a CDS encoding metallophosphatase, with the protein MERRKFLIQTGAATALLSATPGLNLFAGTKNSRKITILHTNDVHSHIEPFPAEDPSFANQGGVARRLTLIQNIRKENPNTLVLDAGDIFQGTPYFNFYGGELEFKLMSMMGYDAATIGNHDFDNGVGGLAAQMPNASFKMISSNYDFTNTVMEGLTKPYEIFIKDGIKIGVFGLGIQLQGLVTEALSKETKYLDPLEITQDMTRILKEEHKCDLIICLSHLGYEYKFDKISDLSLAAKSRNIDLIIGGHTHTFLPKPEIVTNLDQKNVLVNQVGWAGINVGRIDFEFDATGNKSSTATVIQV; encoded by the coding sequence ATGGAAAGAAGAAAGTTTTTAATTCAGACAGGAGCTGCTACCGCTTTACTAAGTGCTACACCTGGCCTCAACCTTTTTGCAGGTACAAAAAATTCGCGCAAGATCACAATTTTACATACTAATGATGTGCACAGTCATATAGAACCCTTTCCTGCAGAAGATCCTTCTTTTGCAAATCAAGGTGGGGTAGCAAGACGTCTTACGCTTATTCAAAACATACGTAAAGAAAACCCAAATACGCTCGTTCTTGATGCCGGTGACATCTTTCAAGGGACGCCCTATTTTAACTTTTATGGCGGTGAGCTTGAGTTTAAACTTATGAGTATGATGGGTTATGACGCCGCTACTATAGGCAATCATGACTTTGACAACGGCGTAGGTGGTCTGGCAGCTCAAATGCCTAATGCTTCTTTTAAAATGATAAGTTCTAATTATGACTTCACAAATACGGTGATGGAAGGACTTACAAAACCGTATGAGATTTTTATTAAAGACGGAATAAAAATTGGTGTTTTTGGATTAGGTATACAACTACAAGGTTTAGTAACCGAAGCATTATCAAAAGAGACTAAATATTTAGATCCGCTTGAAATCACCCAGGATATGACGCGTATTTTAAAAGAAGAGCACAAATGCGACTTAATTATCTGTCTGTCTCATCTAGGATATGAATACAAATTTGATAAAATATCAGATCTGTCGCTTGCTGCAAAAAGCAGAAATATAGACTTAATAATAGGTGGTCATACACACACGTTTCTTCCGAAGCCTGAAATTGTTACTAATCTAGATCAAAAAAATGTTTTAGTCAATCAAGTAGGTTGGGCCGGTATAAATGTAGGTAGGATTGACTTTGAGTTTGACGCTACCGGAAATAAATCAAGTACAGCTACTGTTATTCAAGTTTAA
- the ligA gene encoding NAD-dependent DNA ligase LigA, with product MDTQQKIQTLREELRQHNYNYYVLDKPEIDDFTFDQKLKELQALEQAHPEYFDANSPSLRVGGQITKNFNTVKHETRMYSLDNSYSLEDLEDWEKRIKKMVDGEVEYVCELKYDGASISLTYEKGELIRAVTRGDGVQGDDVTNNIKTIRTVPLKLKGDFPEKFDIRGEIVLPLAGFAAMNAERVEAGEEPYSNPRNTASGSLKLQDSAEVAKRPLECLLYSIVGENLNIKSQFESLEKARSWGFKVPEVAKLTASTDETFKFLDYWDVHRHELPYETDGVVIKVNNFQQQEELGFTAKAPRWAMAYKFKTEQAETVLEKITYQVGRTGAITPVANLNAVQLAGTIVKRASLHNADQIEKLDIREGDTVYVEKGGEIIPKIVGVDFEKRSSDSTPTQYITSCPECDTTLVRQPGEAQHYCPNASGCPPQIIGRIQHYISRKALDIEGLGGETVALLVNNGLIKNYADLYDLRKEDILPLDRMAEKSAVNLVKGVESSKNIPFERVLFGLGIRFVGETVARKLAKQFKSIEVLAQASFDELIAVDEIGERIAQSVVEFFASEENKVLIDKLKNQGVQLELDAAVLENQTEKLKGSIFVISGVFTQVSRTELKKMIEDNGGKASGSISSKTNYLVAGENMGPSKREKAEKLNVPIITESEFLAMI from the coding sequence ATGGATACTCAGCAAAAAATACAAACACTACGCGAAGAATTGCGCCAGCATAATTATAATTATTATGTGCTTGATAAGCCGGAAATAGATGATTTTACATTTGATCAAAAACTAAAAGAGTTACAAGCCTTAGAGCAGGCTCATCCAGAATATTTTGATGCAAATTCTCCATCGCTTCGGGTAGGTGGGCAAATCACTAAGAATTTTAATACCGTTAAACATGAGACGCGTATGTATTCTTTAGATAATAGTTATTCGCTTGAAGATTTAGAAGATTGGGAAAAGCGTATAAAGAAAATGGTAGATGGGGAGGTTGAGTATGTCTGCGAACTTAAATACGATGGTGCTTCTATAAGCTTGACTTATGAGAAAGGTGAATTAATACGTGCGGTTACCCGTGGCGATGGGGTACAAGGTGATGATGTCACAAATAATATTAAAACCATACGCACAGTACCCTTAAAATTAAAAGGCGATTTTCCTGAAAAATTTGATATTCGGGGAGAGATTGTACTTCCTTTAGCTGGTTTTGCTGCTATGAATGCAGAGCGCGTTGAAGCCGGTGAAGAGCCTTATAGCAATCCGCGGAATACGGCATCGGGGAGTCTTAAATTGCAAGATAGTGCAGAAGTGGCCAAAAGACCTTTAGAGTGTTTGTTGTATAGTATTGTAGGTGAAAATTTAAATATAAAATCGCAATTTGAAAGTTTAGAAAAAGCCCGTTCCTGGGGTTTTAAAGTGCCTGAAGTTGCAAAACTTACCGCTTCAACAGATGAGACTTTTAAATTTTTAGATTATTGGGATGTACACCGTCACGAGTTACCCTACGAGACTGATGGTGTGGTTATTAAAGTAAATAATTTTCAGCAACAGGAAGAACTTGGTTTTACTGCAAAAGCACCACGTTGGGCTATGGCTTACAAATTTAAAACCGAGCAAGCTGAAACCGTATTAGAAAAAATAACTTACCAGGTAGGGCGTACCGGTGCAATTACACCCGTGGCAAATTTAAATGCAGTACAACTTGCAGGAACAATAGTTAAACGCGCTTCTCTACACAATGCAGATCAAATTGAAAAATTAGATATCCGGGAAGGTGACACGGTTTATGTAGAAAAGGGTGGTGAAATAATACCGAAAATTGTAGGTGTAGATTTTGAAAAACGAAGTTCAGACTCAACTCCCACGCAATATATTACGAGTTGTCCTGAGTGTGATACTACGCTTGTAAGACAGCCTGGTGAAGCACAGCATTATTGCCCTAACGCAAGTGGTTGCCCTCCTCAAATTATAGGAAGAATACAACATTACATTTCTAGAAAAGCCTTGGATATAGAAGGTCTTGGAGGCGAGACGGTAGCATTGCTTGTAAATAATGGACTAATAAAAAACTATGCAGACCTTTATGATTTAAGAAAGGAAGATATTTTACCCTTAGATAGAATGGCAGAAAAATCTGCTGTTAATTTAGTAAAAGGCGTTGAGTCTTCTAAAAATATTCCTTTTGAGCGCGTGCTTTTTGGGCTAGGAATTCGATTTGTGGGCGAGACTGTTGCTCGTAAACTTGCCAAACAATTTAAAAGCATCGAAGTTTTAGCTCAGGCCTCTTTTGACGAGTTGATAGCCGTAGATGAGATTGGGGAGCGTATTGCGCAAAGTGTTGTTGAGTTTTTTGCTTCCGAAGAAAATAAGGTTTTAATAGATAAACTTAAAAATCAAGGCGTACAATTAGAGCTTGATGCTGCAGTACTTGAGAATCAAACCGAAAAGTTGAAAGGAAGTATTTTTGTAATTTCTGGAGTGTTTACACAGGTCTCACGCACCGAGCTCAAAAAAATGATTGAAGATAACGGAGGTAAAGCTTCGGGAAGTATTTCTTCAAAAACAAATTATCTGGTGGCTGGTGAGAATATGGGGCCAAGTAAACGTGAAAAAGCCGAAAAATTGAATGTGCCTATCATTACTGAAAGTGAATTTCTAGCTATGATATAG
- a CDS encoding TIGR00730 family Rossman fold protein — protein sequence MNNLKSICVFCGSSEGTDSAIIKESELLGAKMAERDITLIYGGSKMGIMGRVAIACLGNKGKAIGIIPGFLKTKEIVHEGLDELVTTENMHERKLKMQEMSDGFITLPGGFGTFEELFEIITWSQLGLHHKPIGILNTNGFYDHLIAMLDEMVNRGFLKAENRALLIEDTDVDSLLNKMEHFVPDLTSKWLKPENT from the coding sequence ATGAATAATTTAAAATCTATCTGTGTTTTTTGCGGAAGCAGTGAAGGTACAGATTCGGCAATCATAAAAGAGTCAGAATTGCTTGGCGCTAAAATGGCAGAGCGCGATATCACGCTAATTTATGGTGGTTCTAAAATGGGCATAATGGGCAGGGTAGCTATAGCCTGCCTTGGTAATAAAGGAAAAGCTATAGGCATTATCCCTGGTTTTTTAAAAACAAAAGAAATTGTACACGAAGGTCTTGATGAGCTTGTTACTACAGAAAACATGCACGAGCGTAAGCTCAAAATGCAAGAAATGAGTGATGGGTTTATAACACTTCCGGGAGGTTTTGGGACGTTTGAAGAGCTTTTTGAAATTATTACCTGGAGTCAGTTAGGATTACATCATAAACCTATAGGGATTTTAAATACAAATGGCTTTTACGATCATTTAATAGCTATGCTAGACGAGATGGTAAACAGAGGTTTTCTTAAAGCTGAAAACAGAGCTTTACTCATAGAAGATACAGATGTTGATAGTCTGTTGAATAAGATGGAGCACTTTGTACCTGATTTAACTTCAAAATGGCTAAAGCCCGAAAATACCTAA
- the prmC gene encoding peptide chain release factor N(5)-glutamine methyltransferase, with amino-acid sequence MKLVKFKAQFFKRLAPNFPQSEITAFFKILIQKYLGIQPVDLVLNPDKNIKIKELELLLAARERLFNNEPLQYIIGETEFYGYNFTVTPDVLIPRPETEELVEWILLDLKDNETSQLKILDIGTGSGCIAVSLAINTDAKITALDVSDKALQLAEHNAELNKVTVQFVKSNILEMAELPQKYTVIVSNPPYVRNLEKAEMHQNVLRHEPDLALFVDDDNPLIFYKKISELAYESLEVDGVLYFEINQYLGDETVNLVKEAGFKTVELRNDFAGKPRMIKAKR; translated from the coding sequence ATGAAATTAGTAAAGTTTAAAGCGCAGTTTTTTAAGCGATTAGCGCCTAATTTTCCGCAGAGCGAAATCACTGCTTTTTTTAAAATATTAATTCAGAAATACCTGGGAATTCAGCCTGTAGACCTTGTTTTAAATCCTGACAAAAACATTAAGATTAAAGAGTTAGAGCTTCTTTTAGCAGCTAGAGAACGTCTGTTTAATAATGAACCGCTGCAATATATTATAGGTGAAACAGAATTTTACGGCTATAACTTTACAGTTACACCAGATGTACTTATTCCCAGGCCCGAAACAGAAGAACTAGTAGAATGGATTCTATTAGATCTAAAAGACAATGAAACTTCTCAATTAAAAATTTTAGATATAGGAACCGGCTCTGGATGTATAGCTGTTAGTCTGGCTATAAATACAGATGCAAAAATAACAGCTCTTGATGTTTCTGATAAAGCATTGCAACTTGCTGAGCATAATGCCGAATTAAATAAGGTTACTGTACAATTTGTTAAGTCTAACATATTAGAGATGGCAGAATTGCCTCAAAAGTATACTGTAATTGTATCAAATCCGCCTTATGTACGTAATCTCGAAAAAGCTGAAATGCATCAGAATGTGCTGCGTCATGAACCGGATTTAGCTTTATTTGTAGATGATGATAATCCGCTTATATTTTATAAAAAAATAAGTGAATTGGCTTATGAAAGTTTAGAAGTTGATGGAGTTTTATATTTCGAAATCAATCAGTATCTTGGGGATGAGACGGTAAACCTTGTAAAAGAAGCAGGTTTTAAAACTGTAGAATTGCGAAATGATTTTGCAGGAAAACCTAGAATGATAAAAGCAAAACGCTAA
- a CDS encoding GNAT family N-acetyltransferase encodes MPLIRPVELNDNLALAKTIRAVLIEMGVPKVGTAYADEALDCMYETYNAANKEYFVIEDQNRLLGGAGIAPLANYEGPVCELQKMYFLSEIRGKGFGLQMMQRCLDFAKGAGFRQVYLETMPYMKDAQKLYVKAGFYYIDAPLGNTGHSACPVYMLKDL; translated from the coding sequence ATGCCTCTTATTAGACCTGTAGAACTCAACGATAATTTAGCTTTAGCAAAAACCATACGAGCGGTTTTAATTGAAATGGGAGTTCCTAAAGTAGGGACTGCATATGCAGATGAAGCTCTAGATTGTATGTATGAGACATATAATGCTGCAAATAAGGAATATTTTGTCATAGAGGATCAAAATAGGCTTCTGGGCGGGGCAGGAATCGCACCGTTAGCCAATTATGAGGGTCCTGTTTGTGAGTTACAAAAAATGTATTTTCTTTCAGAAATACGGGGAAAGGGTTTTGGTTTGCAAATGATGCAAAGGTGTCTTGACTTTGCAAAAGGGGCAGGTTTTAGACAGGTTTATTTGGAGACTATGCCGTATATGAAAGATGCTCAAAAATTGTATGTGAAAGCAGGTTTTTATTATATAGATGCTCCTTTGGGTAATACGGGACATAGTGCCTGTCCGGTTTATATGTTAAAAGATCTGTAG
- the ribD gene encoding bifunctional diaminohydroxyphosphoribosylaminopyrimidine deaminase/5-amino-6-(5-phosphoribosylamino)uracil reductase RibD produces the protein MKIHEKYMVRCVQLAKNGLSTTYPNPMVGSVIVHNNKIIGEGWHKKSGEPHAEVNAINSVMNKELLAESTIYVSLEPCSHYGKTPPCSDLIIAKGIKKVIIGTVDPFAEVSGRGIKKLLEAGCEVQVGILEGLCQDLNQRFFTFHNKKRPYIILKWAESADNFIAPDSSRRDKKEPYWITNSVSKQLVHKWRSEEQSILVGSTTAKTDNPSLTTREWYGNSPTRIVIDKNLSLSNESHLLDASTATLIITETEAINSENKKYCKADFNSNLPKQICDILHTEGLQSVIIEGGTQTLQHFINAGLWDEARVFKGNLDFKSGIQSPQLKAFKKLKTTAYTGDLLTYYINTND, from the coding sequence GTGAAGATACACGAAAAATACATGGTTCGCTGCGTGCAACTGGCTAAAAACGGACTGAGCACCACCTATCCTAACCCTATGGTAGGAAGTGTAATTGTGCATAACAATAAAATTATAGGTGAAGGCTGGCATAAGAAATCTGGTGAACCACATGCCGAAGTAAACGCTATTAATAGTGTGATGAATAAGGAACTTCTGGCAGAATCAACTATTTATGTAAGCTTAGAACCGTGCAGTCACTACGGAAAAACTCCTCCATGCAGCGATTTAATTATAGCTAAGGGAATTAAAAAAGTAATTATAGGCACCGTAGATCCTTTTGCCGAAGTTTCGGGAAGAGGTATAAAAAAATTACTCGAGGCAGGTTGCGAAGTACAGGTGGGGATTTTAGAAGGTTTGTGCCAGGACCTAAACCAACGCTTTTTTACTTTCCACAATAAAAAACGACCTTATATTATCTTAAAATGGGCAGAAAGCGCAGATAATTTTATTGCGCCCGATAGTAGTAGAAGAGACAAAAAAGAACCCTATTGGATAACCAATTCTGTAAGCAAACAGCTTGTTCATAAATGGCGATCAGAAGAACAAAGTATACTTGTAGGATCTACTACTGCAAAAACAGACAATCCCAGTCTTACAACTCGAGAATGGTATGGCAACTCTCCCACTCGTATTGTAATCGATAAAAACTTAAGCCTTAGTAATGAGAGTCATTTGCTTGATGCAAGTACTGCTACATTAATTATAACCGAAACTGAGGCAATCAATTCAGAAAACAAAAAATATTGCAAGGCAGATTTTAATTCTAATTTGCCTAAGCAGATTTGCGACATCTTACATACGGAAGGTTTACAGTCTGTAATTATAGAGGGTGGTACACAAACCTTACAGCATTTTATAAATGCAGGTTTATGGGACGAAGCCAGAGTATTTAAAGGAAACTTAGATTTTAAAAGTGGCATTCAATCTCCGCAATTAAAGGCATTTAAAAAATTAAAAACTACAGCTTATACCGGTGATCTCTTAACCTATTATATAAATACGAATGATTAA